One region of Streptomyces sp. CG4 genomic DNA includes:
- a CDS encoding HAD family hydrolase encodes MTIHAHALLFDNDGTLVSSLDSVERCWTRWAQEYGITAEEFGRVALHGRPAAEIVADLLPAPLVPEAVFRVEQLEVDDVPGGDVRLLPGTRELLDSLPGDRWAVVTSATRRLAQARLDAVGILPKTLIAADDITRGKPDPEPYLLAARQLGVDPARCVVFEDAPAGLRAGRAAGMTTVALTTTHRAEELDADLVVQDLSALSALVTDEGVEISVRR; translated from the coding sequence ATGACGATCCATGCGCATGCCCTCCTGTTCGACAACGACGGCACCCTGGTCTCCTCCCTCGACTCCGTGGAGCGCTGCTGGACCCGATGGGCGCAGGAGTACGGGATCACCGCCGAGGAGTTCGGGCGCGTGGCGCTGCACGGACGGCCCGCAGCCGAGATAGTCGCCGACCTGCTGCCCGCCCCTCTCGTACCGGAGGCGGTCTTCCGGGTGGAGCAGCTGGAGGTGGACGACGTGCCCGGTGGAGACGTCCGGCTGCTGCCCGGCACGCGGGAACTCCTCGACTCCCTCCCCGGCGACCGCTGGGCCGTCGTCACCTCCGCCACCCGGCGGCTCGCCCAGGCCCGGCTGGACGCCGTCGGCATCCTGCCCAAGACGCTGATCGCCGCCGACGACATCACGCGCGGCAAGCCGGACCCCGAGCCCTATCTGCTCGCCGCCCGGCAGCTCGGCGTCGACCCCGCCCGCTGTGTCGTCTTCGAGGACGCCCCGGCCGGACTCCGGGCGGGCCGCGCCGCCGGCATGACCACCGTGGCGTTGACCACAACCCACCGGGCGGAGGAACTGGACGCCGACCTCGTGGTCCAGGACCTGTCGGCCTTGTCGGCACTGGTCACCGACGAGGGCGTGGAGATCTCCGTCCGCCGCTGA
- a CDS encoding glycerophosphodiester phosphodiesterase: MGSDQANEKAQGTGRRAILGAAVFGAASGAVLGLPGAAGAAETGTAGATVTNGAAGQGGRGLKSLPKPTIVGHRGASGYRPEHTFGSYNLALDLGADVVEAGDLVPTKDGHLVCRHEPEIGGTTDVAAHPEFADRKTTKMLDGVATTGWFTEDFTLAELKTLRAIERIPANRPHNTLYNGRWEIPTFEEVLKWQDEQTRKRGKQVWIYPETKHPTYFRRLGLGLEERVAKLLRKYGKDGRNSPVILQSFEPTSIQKLNQLVDNPLVVLLSTADSRPYDFVAAGDPRTVADLITPKGLREIAGYAQGIGPTLDLIIPKDANGNLTKPTTLVGDAHKVGLILHPYTMRNENPFLPAEYRKGSAADAYGDSFGAFKTYFATGIDGVFTDNADTGVLARADFLAG, translated from the coding sequence ATGGGCAGCGACCAGGCGAACGAGAAGGCGCAGGGCACCGGACGACGGGCGATCCTCGGCGCGGCGGTATTCGGTGCGGCGAGCGGAGCGGTCCTCGGGCTGCCGGGCGCGGCCGGCGCCGCCGAGACCGGGACGGCCGGTGCGACCGTCACGAACGGTGCGGCCGGGCAGGGCGGCCGGGGGCTGAAGAGCCTGCCGAAGCCGACGATCGTCGGCCACCGTGGCGCCAGCGGCTACCGCCCCGAGCACACCTTCGGCTCGTACAACCTGGCCCTGGACCTTGGCGCCGACGTCGTCGAGGCCGGTGACCTGGTGCCCACCAAGGACGGCCATCTCGTCTGCCGGCACGAGCCGGAGATCGGCGGCACCACCGACGTCGCCGCGCACCCGGAGTTCGCCGACCGCAAGACCACCAAGATGCTGGACGGGGTCGCGACCACGGGCTGGTTCACCGAGGACTTCACGCTCGCCGAACTGAAGACGCTGCGTGCGATAGAGCGCATACCGGCCAACCGTCCGCACAACACCCTCTACAACGGGCGCTGGGAGATCCCCACGTTCGAAGAGGTCCTGAAGTGGCAGGACGAGCAGACCCGCAAGCGCGGCAAGCAGGTCTGGATCTACCCCGAGACCAAGCACCCCACCTACTTCCGGAGGCTCGGCCTCGGTCTGGAGGAGCGGGTGGCGAAGCTGCTGCGAAAGTACGGCAAGGACGGCCGGAACTCGCCGGTCATCCTGCAGTCCTTCGAGCCCACCAGCATCCAGAAGCTGAACCAGCTGGTCGACAATCCGCTCGTCGTGCTGCTCTCCACGGCGGACAGCCGCCCCTACGACTTCGTCGCGGCGGGCGACCCGCGCACGGTCGCCGACCTGATCACCCCCAAGGGCCTGCGGGAGATCGCCGGCTACGCGCAGGGCATCGGCCCGACGCTGGACCTGATCATCCCGAAGGACGCGAACGGCAACCTCACCAAGCCGACCACTCTCGTCGGCGACGCGCACAAGGTGGGCCTGATCCTCCACCCGTACACGATGCGCAACGAGAACCCGTTCCTCCCGGCCGAGTACCGCAAGGGCAGCGCGGCCGACGCCTACGGCGACTCCTTCGGCGCGTTCAAGACCTACTTCGCGACCGGCATCGACGGCGTCTTCACCGACAACGCCGACACCGGCGTGCTCGCCCGCGCCGACTTCCTGGCGGGCTGA
- a CDS encoding methionine ABC transporter permease, which yields MTWSEMQPLLSQACSETLSMVLWSTLIAVAVGLPLGVLLVLTDRGGLLQNVVANKVIGQIVNIGRSMPFIILMVALMSFTRWVTGTTIGTTAAIVPLAIGGIPFFARLVETAVREVDNGLVEAVQSMGGNTWTIVRKVLVPEALPSLIASTTTTIIALIGYSAMAGTVGGGGLGDLAVRYGYQRFETELMWITVAILAVVISLIQFAGDLAARSLHSRGGRSGPGPKLRLLKAKAPAAADVDKVA from the coding sequence GTGACCTGGTCCGAGATGCAGCCGCTGCTGTCGCAGGCGTGTTCCGAGACGCTCTCGATGGTGCTGTGGTCCACGCTGATAGCCGTCGCGGTCGGCCTTCCGCTCGGCGTGCTGCTCGTCCTCACGGACCGGGGCGGCCTGCTGCAGAACGTCGTCGCCAACAAGGTGATCGGCCAGATCGTGAACATCGGCCGCTCCATGCCGTTCATCATCCTGATGGTCGCGCTGATGAGCTTCACCCGCTGGGTCACCGGGACCACGATCGGTACGACCGCCGCGATCGTGCCGCTCGCCATCGGCGGCATCCCGTTCTTCGCCCGACTGGTCGAGACGGCTGTCCGCGAAGTGGACAACGGTCTCGTCGAGGCCGTGCAGTCCATGGGCGGCAACACCTGGACGATCGTCCGCAAGGTCCTCGTCCCCGAGGCGCTGCCCTCGCTGATCGCCAGCACAACCACCACGATCATCGCGCTCATCGGCTACTCCGCCATGGCCGGCACGGTCGGCGGCGGCGGCCTCGGCGACCTCGCCGTCCGCTACGGCTACCAGCGCTTCGAGACCGAGCTGATGTGGATCACCGTCGCGATCCTCGCCGTCGTGATCTCCCTGATCCAGTTCGCAGGCGACCTCGCGGCCCGCTCCCTGCACAGCCGCGGCGGCCGCTCCGGCCCGGGGCCGAAGCTCCGCCTGCTGAAGGCGAAGGCGCCCGCCGCAGCCGACGTCGACAAGGTCGCCTGA
- a CDS encoding lysophospholipid acyltransferase family protein — protein MSRFRLIKAVLGPIMRLMFRPRVEGVEHIPGDGPVILAGNHLTFIDSIVLPLVTKRQVFFIGKDEYVTGKGFKGRLMAWFFTGVGMIPVDRDGASGGVAALMTGRRILEEGKVFGIYPEGTRSPDGRLYRGRTGIARLTLMTGAPVVPFAMIGTDKLQPGGSGIPRPGRVTVRFGEAMEFSRYDGMDRDRYVLRAVTDSVMAEVMRLSGQEYVDMYATKAKAA, from the coding sequence TTGTCCCGCTTCCGGCTCATCAAGGCAGTGCTCGGACCGATCATGCGCCTGATGTTCCGCCCACGGGTGGAGGGCGTGGAGCACATCCCGGGCGACGGCCCGGTGATCCTGGCGGGCAATCACCTCACGTTCATCGACTCGATCGTGCTGCCGCTCGTTACCAAGCGGCAGGTGTTCTTCATCGGCAAGGACGAGTACGTCACCGGCAAGGGCTTCAAGGGCCGTCTGATGGCCTGGTTCTTCACCGGCGTCGGCATGATCCCGGTGGACCGGGACGGTGCGAGCGGCGGTGTGGCCGCGCTGATGACCGGGCGGCGGATCCTGGAGGAGGGGAAGGTCTTCGGGATCTACCCCGAGGGCACGCGGTCGCCCGACGGACGGCTGTACCGGGGGCGCACCGGTATCGCGCGGCTGACGCTGATGACCGGTGCGCCTGTCGTTCCCTTCGCCATGATCGGTACGGACAAGTTGCAGCCCGGCGGCAGTGGTATCCCGCGGCCCGGCCGGGTGACCGTTCGCTTCGGCGAGGCCATGGAGTTCTCGCGGTACGACGGGATGGACCGGGACCGGTATGTGCTGCGGGCGGTGACCGACTCCGTGATGGCCGAGGTCATGCGGCTGTCCGGGCAGGAGTACGTGGACATGTACGCCACGAAGGCCAAGGCCGCGTAG
- a CDS encoding GNAT family N-acetyltransferase: MGMSVTISVATEQDAEQIFRLQYLCFQSEAALYGNYRIDPLVQTLDSVRQEVASDCVFVARLGEEVVGSVRGKVTEDGAAAIGKLCVHPRLQGHGIGARLLRAAEAALAEERGAKRFRLLTGHRSEGNLRLYRRSGYETVGRSKGADGVELIILEKQAGAYAATA, translated from the coding sequence ATGGGCATGAGCGTGACCATCTCGGTGGCGACCGAGCAGGACGCGGAGCAGATCTTCAGGCTCCAGTACCTGTGCTTCCAGAGCGAGGCGGCGTTGTACGGCAACTACCGCATCGACCCGCTCGTCCAGACCCTGGACTCCGTCCGCCAGGAGGTCGCCTCCGACTGTGTCTTCGTCGCCCGGCTCGGCGAGGAAGTGGTCGGCTCCGTGCGCGGCAAGGTCACCGAGGACGGCGCGGCCGCCATCGGCAAGCTCTGCGTCCACCCGCGTCTGCAGGGTCACGGCATCGGCGCGCGGCTGCTGCGCGCGGCCGAGGCGGCGCTGGCCGAGGAGCGCGGCGCCAAGCGGTTCCGCCTCCTCACCGGCCACCGCAGCGAGGGCAACCTCCGCCTCTACCGCCGCTCCGGCTACGAGACGGTGGGCCGCTCCAAGGGTGCCGACGGGGTGGAGCTGATCATCCTGGAGAAGCAGGCGGGAGCCTACGCGGCTACGGCGTGA
- a CDS encoding MetQ/NlpA family ABC transporter substrate-binding protein produces the protein MRNTAKLTTAVLAAGALTFGLTACGSGKSSASHDYSGPLVVAASPTPHAEILNFVKKNLAKKAGLDLEVKEFTDYITPNTATEDGSVGANYFQNQPYLDDFNNKRGTHIVPVVTVHLEPLGLYSHKVKKADALKSGATVAVPNDAVNEARALKLLAANGLITLKDGVGNEATPQDITKNPKHLQFKEVEAAQTPRSLDDVDAAVVNGNYAISAGLKPAKDALVLESAKNNPYANFLAVEKGNEKDPRVEKLAKLLTSPEVKKFIADKYQGSVIPSF, from the coding sequence GTGCGTAACACCGCCAAGCTCACCACCGCCGTCCTCGCCGCCGGAGCCCTCACCTTCGGGCTCACCGCCTGCGGATCCGGCAAGTCCTCCGCCTCCCACGACTACAGCGGCCCGCTCGTCGTCGCCGCGAGCCCGACCCCGCATGCCGAGATCCTGAACTTCGTCAAGAAGAACCTGGCGAAGAAGGCGGGCCTCGACCTGGAGGTCAAGGAGTTCACGGACTACATCACGCCGAACACGGCGACCGAGGACGGCTCGGTGGGCGCCAACTACTTCCAGAACCAGCCGTACCTCGACGACTTCAACAACAAGCGCGGCACCCACATCGTGCCCGTCGTCACGGTGCACCTGGAGCCGCTCGGCCTGTACTCCCACAAGGTCAAGAAGGCCGACGCCCTGAAGAGCGGTGCGACCGTCGCCGTCCCGAACGACGCCGTCAACGAGGCCCGCGCCCTGAAGCTGCTCGCGGCCAACGGACTCATCACCCTCAAGGACGGCGTCGGCAACGAGGCCACCCCGCAGGACATCACCAAGAACCCCAAGCACCTCCAGTTCAAGGAGGTCGAGGCGGCGCAGACCCCGCGCTCCCTGGACGACGTGGACGCCGCCGTCGTGAACGGCAACTACGCCATCTCCGCCGGTCTGAAGCCCGCCAAGGACGCGCTCGTCCTCGAGTCCGCGAAGAACAACCCGTACGCCAACTTCCTGGCCGTCGAGAAGGGCAACGAGAAGGACCCGCGGGTCGAGAAGCTCGCCAAGCTCCTCACCTCGCCCGAGGTCAAGAAGTTCATCGCGGACAAGTACCAGGGCTCGGTCATCCCGTCCTTCTGA
- a CDS encoding ATP-binding cassette domain-containing protein, giving the protein MITTSGLTKVYRSRGREVTALDGVDLHVREGEVYGVIGQSGAGKSSLIRCVNLLERPTSGTVTVAGQDLTALVGRGPRAGKELRRARSRIGMVFQHFNLLSSRTVQDNVELPLEILGKSGKERSRKALELLDLVGLADKAGAHPAQLSGGQKQRVGIARALAGDPKVLLSDEATSALDPETTRSILQLLRDLNRQLGLTVLLITHEMDVVKSVCDSAALMEKGRIVESGTVSELLATPGSELAAALFPVSGERTGDDRTVLDVTFHGEAATQPVVSQLARTYNIDISILGAAIDTVGGLQIGRMRIELPGRYEDNVVPIGFLREQGLQIDVVGQEAQLVKEGAK; this is encoded by the coding sequence GTGATCACCACCTCGGGCCTGACCAAGGTCTACCGCTCCCGCGGCCGTGAGGTCACCGCCCTCGACGGCGTCGATCTACACGTCCGCGAAGGCGAGGTCTACGGCGTCATCGGCCAGTCCGGCGCCGGCAAGTCCTCCCTCATCCGCTGCGTCAACCTGCTGGAGCGCCCCACCTCCGGCACCGTGACCGTCGCCGGCCAGGACCTCACCGCCCTCGTCGGGCGCGGCCCGCGCGCCGGCAAGGAACTGCGCCGGGCGCGCAGCCGCATCGGCATGGTCTTCCAGCACTTCAACCTGCTGTCCTCGCGGACCGTGCAGGACAACGTCGAGCTGCCGCTCGAAATCCTCGGCAAGTCCGGCAAGGAGCGCTCCCGCAAGGCGCTCGAACTCCTCGACCTGGTCGGCCTCGCCGACAAGGCGGGGGCCCATCCCGCCCAGCTCTCCGGCGGCCAGAAGCAGCGCGTCGGCATCGCCCGCGCCCTCGCCGGCGACCCCAAGGTGCTGCTCTCCGACGAGGCCACCAGCGCCCTCGACCCGGAGACCACCCGCTCCATCCTCCAGCTGCTGCGCGACCTGAACCGGCAGCTGGGCCTCACCGTCCTGCTCATCACGCACGAGATGGACGTCGTGAAGTCGGTCTGCGACTCCGCCGCCCTCATGGAGAAGGGCCGGATCGTGGAGTCCGGCACGGTCAGCGAGCTGCTGGCCACCCCGGGCTCCGAGCTGGCCGCCGCGCTGTTCCCGGTGAGCGGGGAGCGCACCGGCGACGACCGGACCGTCCTCGACGTCACCTTCCACGGCGAGGCCGCCACCCAGCCGGTCGTCTCCCAGCTCGCGCGCACCTACAACATCGACATCTCGATCCTCGGCGCCGCCATCGACACCGTCGGCGGCCTGCAGATCGGCCGTATGCGCATCGAACTGCCCGGCCGCTACGAGGACAACGTGGTGCCGATCGGGTTCCTGCGTGAACAGGGGCTCCAGATCGACGTGGTGGGCCAGGAGGCTCAGCTGGTGAAGGAAGGTGCCAAGTGA
- a CDS encoding MFS transporter, protein MTSTLQPARVAEVEKRPGRWLALSVLVLAVLLVAVDATVLGLATPYISEDLSPSGTQLLWIGDVYSFVIAGLLVSMGSLGDRIGRKRILLGGATAFGAISVLNAYATTPELMILARALLGVAGATLMPATLALIRNLFHDPRERSLAVGIWGATASAGTAVGPIAGGFLLEHFWWGSVFLINLPVMAVLVVVGIRTLPESRNPNPGPWDLISVVLSLVGMIGIVYAVKEAATHGLTGPTLAAGLLGAAALYGFVHRQLTMPTPLLDMRLFGRRGFTGAVIADLLTVLGLSGLVFFLSQYLQLVQGRRPFEAGLAELPAAAGAVVAGLIAGRAARRFSVRAVVSGGLAAVGLALSVLTTLGTSTGYPVLGAVLLVVGIGAGFSFTVTADVILSSVPKEQAGAASAVSETAYELGAALGIALLGSIVTGVYRDFTGPAGTPPQAHESLGAAVEASTHLPPHTAQPMLDAARESFVHGLHLASGAGAAVLLATAVAAWFLLKGQKLESAG, encoded by the coding sequence ATGACCAGCACCCTGCAGCCGGCACGCGTGGCGGAGGTGGAGAAGCGTCCGGGCCGCTGGCTCGCGCTCTCCGTCCTCGTTCTGGCCGTGCTGCTGGTGGCCGTCGACGCCACCGTCCTCGGCCTGGCGACCCCCTACATCAGCGAAGACCTGAGCCCCTCCGGCACCCAGCTGCTGTGGATCGGCGACGTCTACTCCTTCGTCATCGCCGGTCTGCTCGTCTCCATGGGCAGCCTCGGCGACCGCATCGGCCGCAAGCGGATCCTGCTCGGCGGTGCCACGGCGTTCGGCGCGATATCCGTGCTCAACGCCTACGCCACGACACCGGAGTTGATGATCCTGGCGCGGGCGCTGCTCGGTGTCGCGGGCGCGACCCTGATGCCCGCCACCCTCGCCCTGATCCGCAACCTCTTCCACGACCCGCGCGAGCGCAGCCTCGCCGTCGGCATCTGGGGCGCGACCGCCTCCGCCGGTACGGCCGTCGGCCCGATCGCGGGCGGCTTCCTGCTGGAACACTTCTGGTGGGGCTCGGTCTTCCTCATCAACCTGCCGGTGATGGCGGTCCTGGTCGTCGTCGGCATCCGTACGCTGCCCGAGTCCCGCAACCCGAACCCCGGCCCCTGGGACCTGATCAGCGTCGTCCTGTCGCTGGTCGGCATGATCGGCATCGTGTACGCGGTCAAGGAAGCGGCCACCCACGGCCTCACCGGCCCCACGCTCGCCGCGGGCCTGCTGGGCGCGGCCGCGCTCTACGGCTTCGTCCACCGTCAGCTCACCATGCCGACCCCGCTGCTGGACATGCGGCTGTTCGGGCGCCGCGGTTTCACCGGGGCGGTCATCGCCGACCTGCTGACCGTGCTCGGCCTGTCCGGCCTGGTGTTCTTCCTCTCCCAGTATCTGCAACTCGTCCAGGGCAGGCGCCCGTTCGAGGCGGGTCTGGCCGAACTGCCCGCCGCCGCCGGCGCGGTGGTGGCCGGCCTGATCGCGGGCCGCGCCGCCCGCCGCTTCTCGGTACGGGCCGTGGTCTCCGGCGGCCTTGCCGCGGTGGGGCTCGCCCTGTCTGTGCTGACCACTTTGGGTACGTCGACGGGCTACCCGGTCCTCGGCGCGGTACTGCTGGTCGTCGGCATCGGCGCCGGCTTCTCCTTCACGGTGACGGCCGACGTCATCCTGTCCAGCGTGCCCAAGGAACAGGCGGGCGCCGCCTCGGCGGTCTCCGAGACGGCGTACGAACTGGGTGCGGCCCTGGGCATCGCCCTGCTGGGCTCGATCGTGACGGGCGTCTACCGTGACTTCACGGGTCCGGCGGGCACTCCGCCCCAGGCCCATGAGTCACTGGGCGCGGCAGTCGAGGCCTCCACCCACCTGCCCCCGCACACGGCCCAGCCGATGCTGGACGCGGCCCGGGAATCCTTCGTCCACGGCCTCCACCTGGCCTCGGGCGCAGGAGCAGCGGTCCTGCTGGCAACGGCGGTGGCGGCATGGTTCCTGCTGAAGGGCCAGAAACTGGAAAGCGCGGGGTGA
- a CDS encoding RNA polymerase sigma factor, producing the protein MTHDLIAALHPLLTAEASAEAYAAGSEPGDLEQAVWLRLLERLETEGPPPDPEGWLRKAVRAEARRSRRTTRRERPYGAEPAADARTDPEQYVLTAAQDHVLRDAVGRLPGRCPRLIEALLSPKDLTYREIAGELGISQGSLGPERSRCLGCLRRLLTPEVAAREVRG; encoded by the coding sequence ATGACGCACGACTTGATAGCCGCTCTGCACCCGCTGCTCACCGCCGAGGCCTCGGCCGAGGCATATGCCGCCGGGAGCGAGCCGGGCGACCTGGAGCAGGCCGTCTGGCTCCGCCTGCTGGAGCGCCTGGAGACCGAGGGGCCGCCGCCGGACCCTGAGGGCTGGCTGCGCAAGGCCGTTCGCGCCGAGGCCCGCCGCAGCCGCCGTACCACCCGCCGGGAACGTCCGTACGGCGCCGAACCGGCCGCCGACGCCCGCACCGACCCCGAGCAGTACGTCCTCACGGCCGCCCAGGACCACGTCCTGCGCGACGCGGTGGGCCGGCTGCCCGGCCGCTGTCCCCGGCTCATCGAGGCCCTGCTCTCCCCGAAGGACCTGACATACCGGGAGATCGCGGGGGAGTTGGGTATCTCACAGGGCAGTCTTGGCCCGGAACGCTCCAGATGTCTGGGATGTCTACGGCGTTTGCTCACACCGGAGGTTGCGGCGCGCGAAGTGCGGGGATAG